A stretch of Brassica napus cultivar Da-Ae chromosome C6, Da-Ae, whole genome shotgun sequence DNA encodes these proteins:
- the BNAC06G38680D gene encoding uncharacterized protein BNAC06G38680D, giving the protein MVSRQEGTLFSRKRDFTAYGEEFHNSFKKIKQDDQSLGKLQSTMFSERSNSESMRSVTFDFELQLHTPLTTETKGYSKTSVDQRTYPKDSLLVERPKMSLDLELNLSPSYSPTNTTKKIEESSNHNETVPSSKGKNLTGPSKKTTTGTGLNRSLSWLAFEGGDDDDHKEQEMVTKVCMKCHMLVMLCTSTPVCPNCKFMHPHDHSSTKLFKPSNLLRLLC; this is encoded by the exons ATGGTTTCTCGACAAGAAGGAACCCTTTTCTCTAGAAAGAGAGATTTCACAGCTTATGGAGAAGAATTTCACAATTCATTCAAGAAGATCAAACAAGACGATCAATCACTGGGAAAACTTCAGAGCACCATGTTCAGTGAACGATCAAACTCAGAGAGTATGAGATCAGTTACCTTTGATTTTGAACTTCAACTCCACACTCCTCTAACCACAGAAACTAAg GGCTATTCCAAAACATCTGTGGATCAAAGGACATACCCCAAAGATTCACTGCTTGTTGAGCGACCAAAGATGAGCCTAGACCTTGAGCTGAACCTCTCACCTTCTTATTCACCTACAAATACCACAAAGAAAATAGAGGAATCCTCAAATCACAATGAAACCGTGCCATCTTCGAAGGGTAAGAATTTGACAGGCCCTAGTAAGAAGACCACGACTGGGACAGGACTAAACCGATCATTGTCATGGCTTGCTTTTGaaggtggtgatgatgatgatcacaAGGAGCAAGAGATGGTAACAAAAGTGTGCATGAAATGCCACATGCTGGTTATGTTGTGCACATCAACTCCTGTTTGTCCCAACTGCAAGTTCATGCACCCACATGATCACAGCTCTACTAAACTATTTAAGCCATCGAATTTGCTTAGGCTTCTGTGTTAG